A stretch of Aerococcaceae bacterium zg-252 DNA encodes these proteins:
- a CDS encoding helix-turn-helix domain-containing protein codes for MSALGSKLRDARIEKGYTLNTLQQMTKIQKKYLVAIEEGNLKELPGSFYIRAFVKQYADVVGLNGDNLLEEYASELDAFSDADETPIINNIESEELGSRVKARQDNFEKNNVEVILSYLPLFFLIAIILMIIITLIVAISRMNNTSKPIEQVPTTSIVSTVAPEAAVTEVTTQSTTTEVKELADNQIRVGNKILTKISGEGEETVYEVEGGNFEGYTFGVNGLGYVWVGMLEDDLMVVDTTITDGEKFEYTVQNNVKTFRMRVGYPDGGKFIVNGKELELNNPYFADTVVFVVKEGSSDVATSESEVTTEQAAEEMTEVESESSSEEEYEGPAVYRNRNTGSDN; via the coding sequence ATGAGTGCATTAGGAAGTAAATTACGAGATGCTCGTATCGAAAAGGGATATACATTAAATACATTGCAACAAATGACAAAAATTCAAAAGAAATATTTGGTTGCGATTGAAGAGGGAAATTTAAAAGAACTACCAGGTAGCTTCTATATTCGTGCATTTGTGAAACAATACGCTGATGTGGTTGGCTTGAATGGGGATAATCTTTTAGAAGAGTATGCAAGTGAGTTAGACGCATTTTCTGATGCTGATGAAACACCGATTATTAATAATATTGAAAGCGAAGAATTGGGTAGTCGAGTAAAAGCAAGACAAGATAATTTTGAAAAAAATAATGTAGAAGTTATCTTATCCTACTTGCCACTATTCTTTTTAATTGCGATTATTTTAATGATTATTATTACATTGATTGTGGCGATTTCTCGTATGAATAATACAAGTAAACCAATTGAGCAAGTGCCGACAACTTCGATTGTATCAACGGTTGCACCGGAGGCTGCGGTAACAGAAGTAACGACACAATCTACGACTACTGAAGTGAAGGAATTAGCTGATAATCAAATCCGTGTAGGGAATAAAATTTTAACGAAAATTTCAGGTGAAGGTGAAGAAACTGTCTATGAAGTTGAAGGCGGTAATTTTGAAGGCTATACTTTTGGTGTTAATGGTTTAGGCTATGTTTGGGTTGGTATGTTAGAAGACGATCTCATGGTAGTAGACACGACTATTACAGATGGCGAGAAATTTGAGTACACAGTTCAAAATAATGTCAAAACTTTCAGAATGCGTGTCGGTTATCCAGACGGTGGTAAGTTTATCGTTAACGGAAAAGAATTAGAGTTGAACAATCCATATTTTGCTGATACGGTTGTGTTTGTTGTAAAAGAGGGTTCAAGTGATGTTGCTACTTCCGAATCAGAAGTGACAACAGAGCAAGCAGCTGAAGAAATGACGGAAGTTGAGTCAGAATCTAGTTCAGAAGAAGAATATGAGGGGCCAGCAGTATATCGTAATCGTAACACTGGAAGTGATAACTAA
- a CDS encoding RidA family protein — protein MNAQRRFLKWTSRQLERTRIGVNQLKKLESSKAPAAVGPYSQGIQTGNLFYLSGQLGLNPETGKLVEGGVQAQAKQAFENIKQVLASEGLTLDNVVKVLVLLADIQDFAAVNEVYATQFNEPYPARSAFAVAALPLGGLIEIEVIAEREA, from the coding sequence ATGAACGCACAGAGGAGATTTCTGAAGTGGACGTCAAGGCAACTCGAACGAACCAGAATAGGAGTTAATCAATTGAAAAAATTAGAATCAAGTAAAGCACCAGCAGCCGTAGGCCCATACTCTCAAGGTATTCAAACAGGTAATTTATTTTACTTATCTGGGCAATTAGGTTTAAACCCAGAAACAGGAAAATTAGTTGAGGGTGGAGTTCAAGCACAAGCAAAACAAGCATTTGAAAATATTAAACAAGTCCTAGCGTCTGAGGGTTTAACATTGGATAATGTTGTTAAAGTATTAGTATTATTGGCTGATATTCAAGATTTTGCAGCTGTCAATGAAGTCTATGCTACTCAATTTAATGAGCCATATCCTGCTCGTAGTGCCTTTGCAGTAGCAGCTTTACCATTGGGTGGTTTAATTGAAATTGAAGTAATTGCTGAGCGTGAAGCGTAA
- a CDS encoding ABC transporter substrate-binding protein translates to MKLRKLSATLLASLTLASAVATSLPVSAQESVVIGGNFELTGGAASYGSVMANALELAVELRNAKGEILDGLTLATEILDNKSDLTESSSVATRLVSNDKIVGIVGPATTGDSQAQIPVITEAKVPAILPAATGDTLTLAEDESVLEYLFRVCFADSYQGTAGASYVYNALGAKKVAILTDQATDYSQGLVDAFTKKYTELGGEIVAQESYQSGDTDFSATLTTLLAQEFDVLYVPGYYTEVGLIIKQAREFGITAPIVGGDGLSSNTLVELAGAANASDVYYTSHFSPKSDNENVQAFLKAYKDKFGTDADTFAALGFDAANLLIDAIERAGSTDREAIKQAIAETKDFVGVTGTFSIDEKHNPVKSVTMIKLNAGEIESAELYSAE, encoded by the coding sequence ATGAAATTAAGAAAATTAAGTGCAACTTTATTAGCGAGTTTGACATTAGCGAGTGCCGTAGCAACTTCATTACCAGTCTCGGCTCAAGAATCTGTTGTTATCGGTGGGAACTTTGAGTTGACAGGTGGTGCAGCTTCTTACGGAAGTGTGATGGCAAATGCGTTAGAATTAGCAGTAGAATTACGTAATGCTAAAGGTGAAATTTTAGACGGCTTAACCTTAGCAACAGAAATTTTAGATAATAAATCAGATTTAACAGAATCAAGTTCAGTGGCAACACGTTTAGTATCTAATGATAAAATTGTAGGGATTGTTGGACCAGCGACAACTGGTGATTCACAAGCACAAATTCCTGTTATTACTGAAGCAAAAGTACCTGCAATTTTACCTGCAGCAACAGGAGATACTTTAACATTGGCTGAAGATGAGTCGGTATTAGAATATTTATTCCGTGTATGTTTTGCCGATTCTTATCAAGGAACAGCAGGTGCATCTTATGTTTATAATGCTTTAGGAGCTAAAAAGGTTGCAATTTTAACTGACCAAGCAACTGACTACTCACAAGGTTTAGTAGATGCCTTTACGAAAAAATATACTGAGTTAGGTGGCGAAATTGTTGCACAAGAAAGCTACCAATCAGGTGATACAGACTTCTCGGCAACTTTAACAACATTATTAGCACAAGAATTTGATGTATTATATGTACCAGGTTACTATACAGAAGTAGGTTTAATTATTAAACAAGCTCGTGAATTTGGTATTACTGCACCAATCGTTGGTGGTGACGGTTTATCAAGTAATACATTAGTTGAGTTAGCAGGTGCAGCTAATGCTTCTGATGTATATTATACTTCACATTTTTCACCTAAATCTGATAATGAAAATGTACAAGCATTTTTGAAAGCTTATAAAGACAAATTTGGTACTGACGCTGATACATTTGCTGCATTAGGTTTTGATGCTGCTAACTTATTGATTGATGCGATTGAACGTGCAGGTTCAACAGATCGTGAAGCAATTAAACAAGCAATTGCTGAAACAAAAGACTTTGTTGGGGTAACAGGAACATTCTCAATTGATGAGAAACATAACCCGGTTAAATCTGTAACAATGATTAAATTAAATGCTGGTGAAATTGAATCAGCAGAACTTTACTCAGCAGAGTAA
- a CDS encoding class I SAM-dependent methyltransferase, with protein sequence MLNQQFYQFMYERMPQFQLDTDTQLAFAAKKMQQILELLPKKVDKALELGSGVGYDAIALNQLGVKVTAIEFEQGAIDIANTLQKQLDTQVEFVQADFYQYQPEKLFDFIYYIDGFGAFSDSQQQELLNRIASWLKPNGYAYIDVYNADYWRTTHNVTMQFTDTLSRVYQYDESEHQFIDSWYDAQTDERQVQVLKCYTLEDIKQMIEQAGLTVHSVTPSGKMDYEKMVWIDQATLTDCMYFQVCVVK encoded by the coding sequence ATGTTGAATCAACAATTTTATCAATTTATGTATGAACGCATGCCACAGTTTCAATTGGATACAGACACTCAACTAGCATTTGCTGCTAAAAAGATGCAGCAAATATTAGAGTTGCTGCCTAAAAAAGTTGATAAGGCACTGGAACTAGGGTCAGGTGTCGGTTATGATGCGATAGCACTCAATCAATTAGGTGTTAAGGTGACGGCAATTGAATTTGAGCAAGGTGCGATTGATATTGCCAATACATTGCAAAAGCAGTTGGATACACAGGTTGAATTTGTGCAAGCTGATTTTTACCAGTACCAACCAGAAAAATTATTTGATTTTATTTATTATATTGACGGTTTTGGAGCATTCAGTGATTCTCAGCAACAAGAATTATTGAATCGCATTGCGTCTTGGCTTAAACCAAATGGTTATGCCTATATTGATGTTTATAATGCAGATTATTGGCGTACGACACATAATGTGACGATGCAATTCACCGATACTTTGTCACGTGTGTATCAGTACGATGAGTCCGAACATCAATTTATTGATAGTTGGTATGATGCACAGACAGATGAACGGCAAGTGCAAGTTTTAAAATGTTATACTTTAGAAGATATTAAGCAGATGATAGAGCAAGCTGGTTTAACTGTGCATTCTGTTACTCCGTCTGGAAAAATGGATTATGAAAAAATGGTATGGATAGACCAAGCGACCTTAACTGACTGTATGTATTTTCAAGTATGTGTGGTAAAATAG
- the pgsA gene encoding CDP-diacylglycerol--glycerol-3-phosphate 3-phosphatidyltransferase, producing the protein MNIANKLTLARVIMIPIFIGLMLWQGVHLISIGNEVIPVTQLIAGIIFIVASVTDYLDGYLARKLNLVTSFGAFFDPMADKLLVIAALLLFVEKGWVPAWAVFIIIARELMVTGLRVLLAQTNGKVMAAALPGKIKTMTQMLAIICFLFQNFGTTLPIAQGLFYICLFFTIYSGADYFWNARFLFKEL; encoded by the coding sequence ATGAATATCGCCAATAAATTAACATTGGCACGTGTCATCATGATTCCGATTTTTATTGGCTTAATGTTATGGCAAGGTGTTCATCTGATTTCAATTGGTAATGAAGTCATTCCAGTGACGCAATTGATTGCCGGAATCATTTTTATCGTTGCAAGTGTTACCGATTATTTAGACGGTTACTTGGCACGCAAATTAAATTTGGTGACTTCATTCGGTGCTTTCTTTGACCCAATGGCTGATAAATTACTTGTAATCGCTGCTCTGTTGCTTTTTGTAGAAAAAGGTTGGGTGCCAGCGTGGGCAGTCTTTATCATTATTGCTCGTGAGTTAATGGTGACGGGTCTACGTGTTCTATTAGCACAAACAAATGGAAAAGTAATGGCAGCTGCCTTACCAGGTAAAATCAAAACGATGACTCAAATGTTAGCCATTATCTGTTTCTTGTTCCAAAATTTTGGAACAACATTACCGATAGCACAAGGATTGTTTTATATCTGTTTGTTCTTTACGATTTATTCAGGTGCAGATTACTTTTGGAATGCTAGATTTTTATTTAAAGAATTGTAA
- a CDS encoding type II toxin-antitoxin system RelB/DinJ family antitoxin, with product MHVFEKNTQVNFKTNSELLEKAEAIIAAQNLDMTASFNLFLENIVKNNALPFETDTDKERAELLAGLRSEIAKSFNDLEQGRVYNASEVRANLGI from the coding sequence ATGCACGTTTTCGAAAAAAATACGCAAGTTAACTTTAAAACCAATAGTGAATTACTAGAAAAAGCTGAAGCCATTATCGCAGCCCAAAATCTTGATATGACAGCTAGCTTTAATTTATTTTTAGAAAACATTGTAAAAAATAATGCATTACCTTTTGAGACTGATACCGATAAAGAGCGGGCTGAACTACTTGCAGGATTACGGTCTGAAATCGCTAAAAGTTTTAATGATTTAGAGCAAGGGCGGGTATATAACGCTAGTGAAGTGAGGGCTAACCTTGGTATCTGA
- a CDS encoding polysaccharide deacetylase family protein, whose product MNLTRVVASTLVALVLSSTIASAHESHFAHRIQTNYQQYAQIDESGFAYSIFNDPDVSSEIQPLNAQSSPDVLLFTFDDTPRGENSNALQIAQTLHEKDANAIFLVNGMYLQTEQSRQIVKQIYDLGFEIGNHTSNHPNLRELTYEEQYKEIATTSQIVEEITGEKPRWFRPPFGKFNMDTILICNELGMQLMTWSFGYDWMEEYQDGKALADVSLDNKYLRSGANILMHDLPWTAQAVGTMVDGYRAKGYHIVNPYIIQRQVNSTAPLQQ is encoded by the coding sequence ATGAATTTAACACGTGTCGTAGCAAGTACATTGGTCGCTTTGGTATTATCTTCAACAATAGCAAGTGCACATGAATCACATTTTGCACATCGGATTCAAACGAATTATCAGCAATATGCACAGATTGATGAGTCGGGTTTTGCATATAGTATCTTTAATGACCCAGATGTTTCGAGTGAAATTCAACCACTTAATGCTCAATCAAGCCCAGATGTTTTATTATTTACATTCGATGATACTCCACGTGGAGAAAATTCTAATGCCTTGCAAATTGCACAAACTTTACATGAAAAAGATGCGAATGCTATTTTCTTAGTTAATGGTATGTATTTGCAAACTGAGCAAAGTCGCCAAATTGTCAAACAAATTTATGATTTAGGTTTTGAGATTGGAAATCATACGTCTAATCATCCGAATTTGCGTGAGTTAACGTATGAAGAACAATATAAAGAAATTGCGACAACAAGTCAAATCGTTGAAGAAATTACAGGCGAGAAACCACGTTGGTTTAGACCACCATTTGGTAAATTTAATATGGATACAATCTTAATTTGTAATGAATTAGGTATGCAGTTGATGACTTGGTCATTTGGTTATGATTGGATGGAAGAGTACCAAGACGGAAAAGCATTAGCAGATGTATCATTAGATAATAAATATTTACGTAGTGGTGCTAATATTTTGATGCATGACTTACCTTGGACGGCTCAAGCAGTTGGCACAATGGTGGACGGCTATCGTGCAAAAGGATATCATATTGTCAATCCATATATTATTCAACGTCAAGTTAATAGTACAGCACCTTTACAACAATAA
- a CDS encoding type II toxin-antitoxin system RelE/ParE family toxin — protein MVSDNKTYSLIIPETVQEQLREIKSYIETTYFSEQAGTNTVNNILYGLERLELFPEAGFNADARVGETIYPPYNTRCIVLGNYLAFYHILEDKKVVFVSDIIHSKQDYIRLFKKK, from the coding sequence TTGGTATCTGATAATAAAACTTATAGCCTTATTATCCCCGAAACCGTACAGGAACAATTACGGGAGATAAAAAGCTATATTGAAACTACTTACTTTTCAGAGCAGGCAGGGACTAACACCGTTAATAATATTCTTTACGGGTTAGAACGTCTTGAACTTTTTCCAGAAGCAGGATTTAATGCAGACGCAAGAGTAGGGGAAACCATTTATCCGCCTTATAATACCCGTTGCATTGTTTTAGGGAATTACCTAGCATTTTATCATATTTTAGAAGATAAAAAAGTCGTGTTTGTATCTGATATTATCCATAGCAAACAAGACTATATTAGACTGTTTAAGAAAAAATAA